The Desulfobotulus mexicanus genome has a segment encoding these proteins:
- a CDS encoding GNAT family N-acetyltransferase, with product MTKCIGFSRDSLFSIAKTVYGGESYLSQAFCWIARIPAEGGRVAGFILCEDPVAAGLLQKPENLTAYETERIMAVSALHEELLYPLHQMAGAGKGAGLHLAAVGVVPEYEGRGIAMLLMQTALAAACSGGFHYVFSECTGIGSRKLHEKCGFEHLKTIAVKDFLLNGEASFENCDVDICLMVKYFCKDLQ from the coding sequence TTGACAAAATGCATTGGTTTCAGCAGGGATAGTCTGTTTTCAATAGCAAAGACGGTATATGGTGGTGAGAGTTACCTTTCTCAGGCGTTCTGCTGGATTGCAAGGATTCCGGCAGAGGGGGGCAGGGTTGCAGGTTTTATTCTCTGTGAAGATCCGGTTGCAGCAGGCCTGCTGCAAAAGCCGGAAAACCTTACCGCGTACGAGACCGAGAGGATTATGGCTGTTTCTGCCCTGCATGAAGAGCTTCTCTATCCCCTGCACCAGATGGCAGGAGCCGGTAAAGGGGCGGGGCTGCACCTTGCTGCGGTTGGAGTTGTACCGGAGTATGAAGGCAGAGGTATTGCGATGCTTCTTATGCAGACTGCGCTTGCGGCTGCCTGTAGTGGTGGCTTTCACTATGTCTTTTCGGAATGTACGGGCATTGGTTCCCGAAAGCTGCACGAGAAATGTGGCTTTGAACATCTCAAGACAATAGCAGTTAAGGATTTTCTTCTGAATGGTGAAGCATCCTTTGAAAACTGCGACGTTGATATCTGTCTCATGGTAAAATATTTCTGCAAAGACTTGCAGTAA